A stretch of DNA from Drosophila virilis strain 15010-1051.87 chromosome 5, Dvir_AGI_RSII-ME, whole genome shotgun sequence:
GGCGCTGCTGTTCCCGCTCCGCTGATGGCACCAGTATCTGTAGCGATAGAATGGGCGTGGCCAGTTCCACATCAACGCCCCAGCGACGTGTGATGGTCTCATCGTACAGATCCGGCAGCAGCTGGCCCACATCTTTGTACTGGGCATAGGCCACAATGGCGCGGTAGTCGTTGCCGCGACTGCCCTGGGTTACCTCATCGCTGTCCGGCGGCGTTATGCCCAGCATCTCGAGCGGCACCAGCACCTTGGAGTGCTTATCGAACTTGTGCTTATCGAGAATGTAATTGTTGTACTTGGGAAAACTGATGACCGGCTTCTGCTTGGCCGAGTGCTGCAGGAAGCCACTTGTGTCCGGCAGCACCACGCTCTCCGTGGTGAAGGCATTGGGCTTGAGATACTTGGTCCTATGGTACTCGCTGAGCTGCTCCGGCTCGTAGCCGAACAGCGATTCGGTGGTGACAATGTCCAGGCCCAGCACCATGTTGCGCTGCACAATCTCAAAGGGGTTTGTGTAGGTGTCGTGCTGGGAACGTGCCAGGACGACCATGTACTTGTTGAACGCATCCACAAGATCGTCGGGTCCGCGTTGGATCAGCTCCGTGGCGCGCTTCCATTCGGCATCGTATTTACGATCCAGAATTACGCTCGCAGCATCCACCAAATTCTTGATGAAGTACTTGTCCTGGCTGTGCGTCAAATTGAGGCCGCTTTGCATAAGTTCATAGTTAATCAGCTCCTGGAGTATGCCCTCCGTGACCAAGAGATCGGCGCCATAGAGACGATCATGCGAGAACTTCAGCTCGTCGGAAAGGTAGTCCATGTCCAGCTCGTGCGACCAGACAGCGCCGCCGGCATTCAACAGGAACGAAGATTCCATTTTGTATCTTCTGTTGTGTTTCGGCGCTGGCGGCTTAGTCACCGCGCTGCGGTCCACAGTCTCGCAGgcatgctgcagctgctcggccATTTTGATGGCCACAAACGAGTtgagctccagctccagtttcTCGAGCTGTGATAGCTGCCGGCGCAGCTCCACAAACGGTTCCGAGCTGCAGTTGTACATATCCGGTGTGCTCCAGCTGCCCGTTTGGCTGTCGCAACTGCGCTGACCCTTGCCCCGGGCCGGTAGCGGACAGTTCTCGACGGTAACGCTGCCCAGCGGTGTGCGTGGCCACCAAATTCCGGCCGCAAAAGACCGCGGACAGGCATCGTAGACAACCTCGCAGCCATTGAGCGTTACCTCCGCATAGGGATTCGAGCAGGAGTCACAACGTCGCCCGATGACGCCCTCGCGACACTCGCACTGGCCCGTCAGGGGGTTGCAGGCGCTGTTGAAGCTGCCTATGGAGTAGCAATCGCAGGCCAGGCAGGCGGTCTCATTGGGCGGCTGGTAGTGATTGGTCTTGCAGTAGCACTGGCCCGTCGTCTTGTTGCAGTCCGGATGATAGCCCTGCTTGATGTTGCACTTGCAGGGCCCGCACACGCGCTCGCCCCACCAGCCGCCCGGGCAGGGCTGTTGCAGGGTGCGCTCGCAGTAGTCGCCGTGCTGGTAGCTACTGTTGCACTCACAGCTGTAGCCGCGCGAGAGGCTGACATTGGCGCGACAGATGCCCGCGGCGCACGGCTGAACCGTGCAGATGGGCGCACAGTCGGTGCCCACGTAGCCGGCGCTGCACTCGCAGGTGGCACGATCCCAGCTGTTGAAGCAGCTCGAGTGGGCGGGACAGCTGCTGGGGCACTGGGCACGCGACTCACAGCCATCCTCGACATTCTCGCGTATGGTGGGTCGCGACAGCACCGACTGACTTGCGCCGATGCGTACATCCTGGAGGCAGCCCTCGAAGGGCACCGCATCCTGGACAGTGCCAATTGTGCCATCCACGCTGCCCATAACTATTTTGCCCACATAGAGACCCTGCACCTTCTGCGACATGGGCACGGAGCCCGTGCGCTGGCCATAGTCCACGGAGAATTGTATTTCGGAACCCTGCTGCCACTTGATCTCTACGCGATGCCACTCACCATCCGAGAGATAGGCACCCGCCAGATACATGGGCTCGTTGTCGTAGATGTAGTAGAGCACACCATGCTTCAGGCTAATCACTGCCGAGCTGTTCTGGCCAATCTGTATCTGCATGATAAAGGCGTTCTCCTGCCGCGTGCGCAGCGAGAAGGATGTCAGCCAGGGCAGCTGTATGGGACGCAGCAGCGGATTAAAGCTGAGGCTGCCATCGCCGGAGAAACGCCAGGGTGCGGGTATGTTATCCTGGCAATTGTTGCCCGCATAGCCCTCGGGGCAGTCGCAGGTGTATGTACTCCAGCCCTCGCGACATGTGCCGCCATTGAAGCACGGCACCGAGGCGCACAGCGGCGACTTTTGTGGACAGCCGGAAATGGTGCCATTGTCCGCCACATAAGAGTTAAGATCCACATAGCGCTCATCGATGCGCAAATCCGAAATGCAGCCCACAAAGTCACGATTAGCCACCGGAAAGTGGGCGGGTATGCGGGGCAAACCGCCCACCTGCAGCGGACCCGTGAGGTCTAGAAAACGATGACAGGTCTCGGTGAGCAGGGCACAGCGCTTATCCAGCCGAAGTGTGGTCTGATTGGCACAGTTCCAAGGAGCGCCCAACTGCCCGGATAATGCAATGGCTGTGTCGCATTTGTCCAACACGAGGGTCACAGTGCGATTGAAGTAGATGATCTCCACCTCGTGCCAATTGCCATCGGATACCTTCGAGGGTTGAACGAGGGCAACGCGTTCGCTGCGATCGCCCAGGGAGAAGGAGAAGCCAATGTGTCCATCTAGCAGTTCCAGTGCAATAAAGTCGTGTAGTTCATTGTATCGGCCATTGTAGAGCAACAGTCCGTTGTCCTGCACTGTGGCAAAGCGCAACTTAAGATTGAAGCGATGCCGCTGCTTGAGGCTCTCGAAGGTCAGGAAAGAGTTGCGGGAGAAGGAACGAGCACGCAGCTCACAAGTGGCCGTGTAGGGCGGCGGCTGTGAGCTGAGGTAGTTGTTCATGCAGGACAAGCCGCCCTCGCAGGCATCCGAGTTGCAGGCACGCAACTTGTTGATGCTCGTCTCGCAATTGGAGCCTGTGTGCGAGTCGGGACAGACACAGGTGTAACCGCCTTCGCGACGCACGCAGCTGCCGCCATTCTCGCAGGGATTCGAGTAGCAGAGATCCACCTCCGTGTCGCACAGATAGTGCTCTTTGCTGCCCGTAAAGCCCTCGGGGCAGGAGCAGGCAAAGGTGTTGACTGGATAAATGGGTCTGAAGAGCACCGTATCGCTGTGTATGAACTCCGAGGCATTGCCGAACTTAAGCACCGTGAGGCACTCCTCGAAGTTAAGACAAGGCTCGCGTACACAGAGATTATCATCGAAGGGCAACACCTCTACGGTGGCCAGGCGGGCGAGAATTGCACGATTAAGATACACGCGTTCCTGCAGATACTGCGGCGTGTAGTACTCCTCGTGGGAGACATCCGGTCGCTTGGCGGAGAAGCTAACGTTCAGTATGCGTGAGGTGACATCCGTATCATCCTGTATGCTAAAGATAAAGATGCTTTCCTTCGGACAGGGTATAATGGCAGCCAAGCcgtccaggaaaaagtttagCAGCGGCGATAGAAACGCCTCCTCGGTCATCTCGTTTAGTCGAACCGTCACCGAATTGAACAACATATCCTCCGTGATCAGGCGCACGGATAGCTGCATGATGGCCTTCGCCTCGTTGATGCCATCCGAAACGGAAACCTCCATTGTGGCAAACTTGGGCACATTCGTGTTCAGCTGAGGACTCAGTATCAGTCCGCCGGAACTGCTATTCAGGCGTAAAAGATTTGCATTGTTGCCGGACAGAATGCGATAGTTAAGCTTGTCGCTGACATCCGCATCGAAGGCAGGAATGCGGCCGATCTCTCCACTGGGAAAATGATCCCTGAAATTATTGAAGATCACCTGGAAGTCGCGCAGCTCCGGCGCATTATCATTCACATCCGTGACCAGGATCTCAATGTGCGCATCATTGCGTAGGGGTGGACTCGCTGCGCGCACCACCAGCTCGAAACGCTTGCGTGAGGATTCATAGTCCAGTTCCGTCATAGTCAGCAGCTGAGCACGCTCCGAACCGGGCCGTGTAACGAGCGAAAAAGAGTTGGAATCGTCGCCCCCAATAATGGAATAGTGCACCACCGCATTGACGCCCTCGTCGGGATCGTGTGCGTGTATCTCGCCGACCACCGAACCCACTGGCGAATTCTCGGGCACATATAGCGTAATCTTATCGGATGCAAAGGTGGGCGGCGAATCGTTGACATCCTCCAGACGGATTTGCACCTCCACAGTGCTGGACAGCGGTGGTGAGCCTTTGTCCACGGCTATGGCGGTCAGATGGTAGATGGCCACGCTCTCCCTATCAAGGCCCTTATTGGTTCGAATGGTGCCCGATGTGGGATCGATGACAAAGGACCCATCCTCCACATCACGATCGCTCAGCAAATACTTGATGCGCCCATTCAAGCCTATATCCGGATCACTGGCCGACACCTGTATGACTGAGGTGCCCACCAGCGCATCCTCTAGTATGGATGATTGGTAAAGCGGATTCTTGAAAGCCGGCGCATTGTCGTTTACATCCGTGACGCTGATCTCCACATCAGTGGTGTCGCTGAGCGAGGGATTACCGCCATCCTTGGCCGTGACTGTGAGCAGGTAGCCACTGGTGGTCTCCCTGTCCAACGGAGCACTGGTTATAATGGCGCCCGTCTGTGGGTTGATGGTAAACGGATCCGGGCTGCTCAGTCCATTGATGCTCTCCTCGTTCAGCGAATAGGTAATCTGTGCATTGATGCCGACATCACTGTCGGTGGCCGAAACAACCAGCACAGTGGTGCCCACTGGCGCATCCTCGAAAACCGAAGCGCTATACGGGGCATTCTCAAAGATAGGCGCAAAATTGTTCGCATCCGTAATGTTTATGTGAACTGTGGCCGTGTCGGAGCGTCCGCCCGAGTCCGTGGCGGTCACCGTTAGTAGGAAACGCTTTTCCTGTTTGTAGTCCAGCGACTGGGCTATGGTTATCAGGCCACGTCCATTTTGCGAGGTGATGGCAAAGCGTCCACGCGTATTTCCTGTGCTGATCTCGTAGTGCAAGCGCGAATCTTCATCCGGATCTGTGGCCGTTACGGTGGTCACAGGCGTGCCCGGCGGCTGATCCTCGCCCACATTAGCCTCATAATATTTGGGATTAAAGCTGGGATCGTTGTCGTTCACATCCTGCACTGTGATGACTACCGAGGAGCTGGCGGACTTGGGCGGCACACCGCCATCCTTGGCCACCACCTGAAAGGCGAATCTACTCTGCTCTTCCCTATCCAGCGGCTTGATGGTCTGCACCCAGCCGGTGCGTGAATCAACGGCCAGTGGGAAATTATCGTCCCGCTCTGAAATACTGTAGCTGATCTCTGCATTGGCTCCCTCATCCGAATCGTAAGCCTGCACCCGGATAATGTTATACCCCACGGGCACATTCTCCAGCACGCTCTCCTGGAACTGCGAAGTGTAGAAACGCGGCGCGTTGTCATTGGCATCGATCACATTGACCAGCAGCTGGGTGGTGTTACTACGCGAGGGACTGCCTCCATCCTGGGCACGTATAACCAAGCGATAGCTCCTCACGCTCTCATAGTCCAGTGGCTTGACCAGGCTCACGTCGCCACTCATCGAATCTATGGAGAACTGGGACTGCGTGTTGCCACCAATGATCGCATAGCGTATAGCCGCATTGTTGCCCTGATCCGCATCGGTAGCGCGTATGTGCGCCACATTGTTGTCATCGCCCCACTGATCCTCTGGCACCTGAACGGTGTAGGTGCGTTCGCTGAACTGCGGATAGTTGTCATTGTCATCCAGGATTTTTACCAGCACACTGGCCGTGGCTGTCTTGCGCTCGCTCTGCGCCGCGGCCATGTCCGAGGCGGTCACGAGCAAATGGTAGCTGTCCGAGGTCTCGCGATCCAGGCTGCTGCGCGTGGAGATGACGCCAGAGCGTGAATCAATGCGAAAGATGGGCAGCTCCTGATCCTGTGCCACACCTGAGCCATCTATACAAATAAGAGGATGGTAGAAAATAAGGGAGGGGGTTGCTACGGCTGTTCGGGACTACGAACTCACCTGTGACTGTTTCAATGCCGTATTCAATCTCCGCATTCTTGCCTATGTCCTGGTCCGTGGCGCGCAGCGTTATTACCGTGGAGCCAACTGTGGCACCTTCGCGTATGCTCGCCTCGAATTGTTCCGCCTCGAAGGTCGGACTGTGATCGTTGCAGTCCAGAACGTTCACCTGCAAGGTGGTGGTGCCGCTGCGCGGGGGAAAGCTATCATCGGTGGCAACCACCCGAAAGTAGTGCACATCCATGAGTTCCCGATCGAGGCTGGCCGAGGTCGTTACCACGCCCGTGCGTGAGTCCACCTTGAAAAGTGACTGTGAGCGTGAATCGAGCAGCGAGACCATGGAATAGACCACGGGCGAGTCCTCCGGGTCGCGTGCACGCACCGTAGTGACAGCGGCGCCCGATGGCTGCTCCTCCAGCACGGAGGCCACATAGAGCGCCTGCTCAAAGTAGGGCGACTGATTCCGAAGTTCGCGACGCACACGTTTCGCAATGTCCGTGTCGTTAAACTCCTGATGATGATAGACGATCTTCAGGCGATGGTCGGAGTCGACAATATCGTTGCGGTTGCAGCGTATGTTAAACGTAATGCTGACCTTCCACATGGACTCATGTATGCAGACATCGCGGCTGGCCACCAGATCCCGATTCTGGTGCTCAATGGCGAAGCGCTCGTCGTTCACATCCAGGAAGTTCACCTTGCAGTGCTGGCACACGGACTTGGGCAGAAAGGCGTTCAGATTGTTAATGAACTGCGACTTTCGCAAACAGATCTGGTTCCATTTGTCCGTTGTGTGTATGGCATACGAGGCATATGTCTCCGATATCCACTGCTTGGCATCGGAGATGCGCCTGTGCAGCGcgggctgcagctgcagcggatCTGTGGCAATGGCGCGACGCTTTCTGCTCAGTATGCGATGGCGCATCTCGTTGTCAAAGCTATTACCAAAGATCAGATCGCCGGCGCGAAAGTCTGTGCTGTTCTGGCTGTAGGCCAGCTCCAGCTGATTGCCATCGAGCaggggcagctgctgctgcgtgctgcgacgccgacgccgcttGGAGTAGCCCGTATTGTCCTCCTCCTCGAAATGATGCAAGTGATGTAGCTCCTGCTCAATGCGCCGATCCTCATTGCAGCTGTGACCCGAGATGAAGATGCGCACCGGCAGGCTATAGTAATCGATGGATCTCAAACGATTCGAGGTTGAGTCCACGTAGAAGGTAAACAGATTGGGATAGTAGATGCCATCGCATTTGAGCGATTTCTTCAGCTGGATTTGGCCATCCTTGTGGCTGACCGCGACTAGATGATGCACAAAGTTCGCCGACTTGTGcgcattgattttataatgaCGCTCCGAGCCGAGCTTATAGACGGACGCATTAAATATGACTGCGCCCGGCGGTGTTTGCTCATGCACAATGATTAGATATCCCGATATGTGGACTATGTGTGctgacagctgcagcagcagcatcagtaGCCACGACCACCAACGACAAGGACTCGACTGTGTTTGCATGGCAACTGCACTTGGTTATCCTTCTTGTTGATATCTATAGAGGTCTCTGCCTctagatgtgtgtgtggttaTGTGGGTGTgcttggtgtgtgtgtgtgtgtgtgcggcttgAATGGCAAACAAACCACAGCGCAATTAATGCCTCTATTCAATTATCATTGGTTCGCTGCATTGCCTGTGTGGAGTAGAGTAAAGTGAAAGCCAGTTAGCAATTgattacacatatatacatacacacatatatatatacagatgaAGACATGCGCTCATGTAAGCCATAAATTAAATCAGCGCTCGAAAATaggcaacaattttcaacatACACCAGGAAAATATGACGCATACGCCCCGCTGTCAAACATGGGGGAAACAAAATGAATCTGTCACAGCTGCTGACAGCTTCAATGCTGCCTTTTGGCTTAATTAAACACGAGTGCGCTAGCATAACTTATGTGTTTGCAACTGCCAGATACACTTCTAAAGAAAAAGGTATTAGCATATGCATCAAGTTCTTTCGGCAACTTCCTGTTCTTTTGCATAATTAGGGAACAGTTCTGCAAAACTCATCATTGGCAGctgttaaaacaaaatttcattttatcttgtgtgtaaaatatttgtcagttgagttttgagtGCTGGCaggcatatataaaaaaatattaaaaaaaacactaaaGAAAGTTGCTATCTTTCACCCCTTCCAACACTAACTGCAGCTACAAAACCCTAGTCAACACTGGACATATTAATCGTTGTCAACGGGCAATGTTAGTCTGTGCAACCTTTTGCCGGTTTCTTTTTTTAGCGCATTTTTCATTcttatagagtatagagtattaAAATCTCGTGTTTGCTGTTTCCTCTCACAAATTCATGTCGACAGCGCTGCAGAGGACATGGGTACAAGAGACAGacagtttttaatttcattctGTTGGGCATGTGAAAGCGAGCAAGTTGAAACACAaaacttttcattttgtgGTAAAATGAAGCatagaaattttattttaccaatttttttttttcaactccCTTTCACTCTCTCCTATTTTGCCGTCGAATTCTCTGAACTCCTTTATGGCGTTGTTCAAAGCTGAAATACAGCTTAATCAGATAACAAGCCAGCACAAAGCAGCCAACAAAATGCCACAGTATGGGCGAATGGGTGAGTGGACGAGTGTGGGAATGTGTATGGGAATGAATGAGCCGTGCATTCCACCAGCGGCAGCTCGAATGACCGAATGTCATACAGAGGTTCATTATGGACAAagttttgcaaatttaatgaaattcgATTTGGTCGGTGCGGCTCGCTAATGCCATATGACCGAGCGCATTTAGCAGCTAATTAACAGTGCACAAAGGCAACATTGACACAGTTACCAACACTGGTCGCATGTGGAAAGTGCTACCCTTTAGGGGCTGACATAACATGGCTGGGGGTGGGCAGGGCTAACGGGTTATGCCATATGCCATTGCGggtattcaatttcaattttatgccCTTAACGAGGCCCAGGTCCAGGTCCCGATGCCGGACCACACACAAATTTTCCcacgttgcgcatacgcccccCGTTGCGCCTGGCtgaatgcaaaattttgcaaTTGGGCTACAAAAACTTGGCGAATATTAATGTCTGCCCCTAAAGGCGGCTTGTCTGCCTAACCCTCCCCAACCGCTCGTTGGGCCTTCGTTAAGCTCTCTTTTAATTGCAGTGTTAacatgtttaattaaaatttcagcttGAACGCGCAGCGTGCGCGCGCTctatgaaaaatgcaaaagtcGAGACGGCAGCCAGACATGAGGcgctttgttgttattgttgtggctgctctgtgtgtgtgtgtgtgtgtgtgcgtgtaggGTGTGGGGTGTGGGCTGTGTGTGCACTGTGCactgtgcagcagctgcagtcaACAGCCAGCTGCGATTGGAAGTCAACAAGCGTGCGCCCAACTAAATGCAAGCTCTTTTCATGCTACGTCaagcttgaaaaaaaaaaaccatgtatatatatgtatgaaaacTGCAACGCGACGCCAAAAGTCAACAAcatgaaattattaaattttcacaCGCTGAcggcaaaaacaataaaaggcAAGCAAATTTATTAACTGACTTCAACAAGCCGAATATTATGTTCCCTAGACTCAATAAGCAAATGTCAGAGCTTCTACAATCTTGAAGAACAGCTGAGAATAAGCTAAGCTGTGTTtgtattgtttatataaatattaagattactttttgatatattaaGATTACTTTTTGATATAAGATTactttttgatatattatAGATTTATCTATATGGTCTTAACTGGACAGACATACCTGAGGAGCATGCAATTATGCCCCAGCGAATAAATACCCTGCTACATCACAGAAATCACCGACATGTGTCAGATGCGGCCAGGTGTGAAAATGTTAAGGCGCCGCTTGGAAATTCCGAGTGCACAgcatttagttgttgttgttgttgttgttgttgttgctgcggctgttgtttttcatgttttatACGCACAAACTATTTGCAGTATATTGCGAGAGCGAACAAATTTTAAGACGCCTGTTTGCGGaactaattaatattttatacaagAGTATGAAACAGGAAGTTTAAGTGTGGGCTAGTGTTGTAAAGCGGGCTCCTTAGTTTACGATTGGAGGCGTGTGCGCCAGTGTTGTAGGTCGTGTTCGCTAGTTTTCGACATGAATTACAATTTGAAGCGTGGCTTCCGTTTTGGCACTTCGGATGCATAATTAATGAGCACAACTGACGCAGCGCTAATTAACAATGCGCCAAGGCGAAGGCTCGAGCTAGACGCTTGCAAGTTACCCAAAATTTTCGGTGCAGGCACTTGTAATTCGAGGTAATGTGGCACAGATGATATATGGCTTCGACTTTGGCCCAAAATGGCGTCATTTGGGCGGCATGCAAAAGCCTAtcagcacacaaacacacacacccccccccccccccccccccccccccccaagtACAGGAAGCCAGCCAAATTTGCCACATGTAACACACACCAGCTATACggatgtgtgtttgtgtgtgcgggtgtgtgacTGGGTGTATTTATAGTTAAGTGTTTGCTTGTCGCATTCAAAGGGGTTGCAAGTGCCGCCGCCATAAACATGCGAAATTTACGAGACAGCGGGAAACTTTTTTAAGTAGCGACATCTTAGCGCTACCTGAAATCTTACCTATACACCAAGCCCCCAAGTCGGCCCAGTTGGGAAACCAGCCCCAAGTGGCCTTAGCCTGTCGTCTTGTAACTTTTCGTCGAGCAACTGATAAAATTTCAGCGCACTTCAAGCAAAAATACAAAGCAAACAGCGCGGgaataaaagtaaaagaaaccagaaaataaaacaaagcaaagtCTACGTTAAGCTtgatacaaatttaatatataatagctGGCTAAGTGGGCGCGAAACGGGGCGTGGCGCTGTCAACTTGCTTTGTCTCCGAGCACAGCTAATGAGCGCCCAACTTTTgctatataattttgttgttctcttttttttttttttgtaaatttttttttttttttttttttttttttttttgcatgtaaTTTGAGGCAGTCGAGGGTGTGGCTTGGGCGCAGAGCAGCAGGAGTCAGgatttttgaaatttgctTTCAGCAGCGAAAAGTGACAAGAGCATGAGGGGAGCAACGGGTGCTGCTTGCTCAACTAATGAAAATTGATCAACATTAGGCGTCTCATTATTGTCACTTGGGCAATTTGCTTTGATgactttgttgttgccgttgtcgtgttgttgttgttgttttaattagcTTGAAGCGACCAAAATTGGCAGTGCTTAAATATAATTGGCTATTGCAGCCAATGCAAATACGCACACAAGCAAATCAATTAGGTGTGTGCTTAAATAGCTCTCGGCAAATGGGCGTGGCttgctaaaacaacaacaacaacaacaacaacaacgtcaaaAGCCACACACAATAAACACAatttatgataataataataaacaagagAACCGCATTAGCCACGGCTTGTCGAGCATTGGAATTGGACAAATGTCTGATATAAAGTACAccttaaatttcaataaattgttATATAGATTACTTTAAAGGTTTATTGTATTCAAGAGCCATACTATATAGTTATTCGAGCTAATATTGATTATCTTGTATCAAGTTTCATTAAAAGTCACATGAACAGACACCCGGATCGGGTATATTTCTCTATTGGAAATGCCTCCTCCGGCACATGACTCATTTCATGTAGCTTCCTGCTCAAACATTTGTCATT
This window harbors:
- the stan gene encoding protocadherin-like wing polarity protein stan isoform X1 yields the protein MQTQSSPCRWWSWLLMLLLQLSAHIVHISGYLIIVHEQTPPGAVIFNASVYKLGSERHYKINAHKSANFVHHLVAVSHKDGQIQLKKSLKCDGIYYPNLFTFYVDSTSNRLRSIDYYSLPVRIFISGHSCNEDRRIEQELHHLHHFEEEDNTGYSKRRRRRSTQQQLPLLDGNQLELAYSQNSTDFRAGDLIFGNSFDNEMRHRILSRKRRAIATDPLQLQPALHRRISDAKQWISETYASYAIHTTDKWNQICLRKSQFINNLNAFLPKSVCQHCKVNFLDVNDERFAIEHQNRDLVASRDVCIHESMWKVSITFNIRCNRNDIVDSDHRLKIVYHHQEFNDTDIAKRVRRELRNQSPYFEQALYVASVLEEQPSGAAVTTVRARDPEDSPVVYSMVSLLDSRSQSLFKVDSRTGVVTTSASLDRELMDVHYFRVVATDDSFPPRSGTTTLQVNVLDCNDHSPTFEAEQFEASIREGATVGSTVITLRATDQDIGKNAEIEYGIETVTDGSGVAQDQELPIFRIDSRSGVISTRSSLDRETSDSYHLLVTASDMAAAQSERKTATASVLVKILDDNDNYPQFSERTYTVQVPEDQWGDDNNVAHIRATDADQGNNAAIRYAIIGGNTQSQFSIDSMSGDVSLVKPLDYESVRSYRLVIRAQDGGSPSRSNTTQLLVNVIDANDNAPRFYTSQFQESVLENVPVGYNIIRVQAYDSDEGANAEISYSISERDDNFPLAVDSRTGWVQTIKPLDREEQSRFAFQVVAKDGGVPPKSASSSVVITVQDVNDNDPSFNPKYYEANVGEDQPPGTPVTTVTATDPDEDSRLHYEISTGNTRGRFAITSQNGRGLITIAQSLDYKQEKRFLLTVTATDSGGRSDTATVHINITDANNFAPIFENAPYSASVFEDAPVGTTVLVVSATDSDVGINAQITYSLNEESINGLSSPDPFTINPQTGAIITSAPLDRETTSGYLLTVTAKDGGNPSLSDTTDVEISVTDVNDNAPAFKNPLYQSSILEDALVGTSVIQVSASDPDIGLNGRIKYLLSDRDVEDGSFVIDPTSGTIRTNKGLDRESVAIYHLTAIAVDKGSPPLSSTVEVQIRLEDVNDSPPTFASDKITLYVPENSPVGSVVGEIHAHDPDEGVNAVVHYSIIGGDDSNSFSLVTRPGSERAQLLTMTELDYESSRKRFELVVRAASPPLRNDAHIEILVTDVNDNAPELRDFQVIFNNFRDHFPSGEIGRIPAFDADVSDKLNYRILSGNNANLLRLNSSSGGLILSPQLNTNVPKFATMEVSVSDGINEAKAIMQLSVRLITEDMLFNSVTVRLNEMTEEAFLSPLLNFFLDGLAAIIPCPKESIFIFSIQDDTDVTSRILNVSFSAKRPDVSHEEYYTPQYLQERVYLNRAILARLATVEVLPFDDNLCVREPCLNFEECLTVLKFGNASEFIHSDTVLFRPIYPVNTFACSCPEGFTGSKEHYLCDTEVDLCYSNPCENGGSCVRREGGYTCVCPDSHTGSNCETSINKLRACNSDACEGGLSCMNNYLSSQPPPYTATCELRARSFSRNSFLTFESLKQRHRFNLKLRFATVQDNGLLLYNGRYNELHDFIALELLDGHIGFSFSLGDRSERVALVQPSKVSDGNWHEVEIIYFNRTVTLVLDKCDTAIALSGQLGAPWNCANQTTLRLDKRCALLTETCHRFLDLTGPLQVGGLPRIPAHFPVANRDFVGCISDLRIDERYVDLNSYVADNGTISGCPQKSPLCASVPCFNGGTCREGWSTYTCDCPEGYAGNNCQDNIPAPWRFSGDGSLSFNPLLRPIQLPWLTSFSLRTRQENAFIMQIQIGQNSSAVISLKHGVLYYIYDNEPMYLAGAYLSDGEWHRVEIKWQQGSEIQFSVDYGQRTGSVPMSQKVQGLYVGKIVMGSVDGTIGTVQDAVPFEGCLQDVRIGASQSVLSRPTIRENVEDGCESRAQCPSSCPAHSSCFNSWDRATCECSAGYVGTDCAPICTVQPCAAGICRANVSLSRGYSCECNSSYQHGDYCERTLQQPCPGGWWGERVCGPCKCNIKQGYHPDCNKTTGQCYCKTNHYQPPNETACLACDCYSIGSFNSACNPLTGQCECREGVIGRRCDSCSNPYAEVTLNGCEVVYDACPRSFAAGIWWPRTPLGSVTVENCPLPARGKGQRSCDSQTGSWSTPDMYNCSSEPFVELRRQLSQLEKLELELNSFVAIKMAEQLQHACETVDRSAVTKPPAPKHNRRYKMESSFLLNAGGAVWSHELDMDYLSDELKFSHDRLYGADLLVTEGILQELINYELMQSGLNLTHSQDKYFIKNLVDAASVILDRKYDAEWKRATELIQRGPDDLVDAFNKYMVVLARSQHDTYTNPFEIVQRNMVLGLDIVTTESLFGYEPEQLSEYHRTKYLKPNAFTTESVVLPDTSGFLQHSAKQKPVISFPKYNNYILDKHKFDKHSKVLVPLEMLGITPPDSDEVTQGSRGNDYRAIVAYAQYKDVGQLLPDLYDETITRRWGVDVELATPILSLQILVPSAEREQQRLEIPSRKISSAAASSGSSSYSSSSVSSSSGVSSISSSSTRSGSGSTEQQFVEVFDVPKAPTSSSEQQIEDIRITAHEIPPPASVEQQEANSNEAVEIEDPHIRLNLDDIEFHGNSGEELSVDSPEQLNPNYEGNPDSSEQSKGENEAIYRDRRLVKRQVEVIYPSEQLQKPQHMVYRSLGSPHLSQPIKLQLWLDMDAARFGPRSNPQCVRWNSFTNQWTRLGCQTEIPDFDGEFAQVSHLPILINCSCTHISNYAVIVDIIDPEDIPEPSLLVQITSYSAFMVSLPLLLGVLLALALLRGQQTNSNTIHQNIVLCVFCAELLFFVGMQSRRSLLENEFPCKLIAICLHYFWLAAFAWTTVDCVHLYRMLTEMRDINHGPMGFYFAMGYGAPAVVVGLSVGVRAHEYGNSLFCWLSVYEPVVWWLVGPIAGMSVVNLLILFVSVKAAFTLKDHVLGFGNLRTLLWLSVVSLPLMGVMWVLAVLAASEHSQLLSLLLSGVVLLHALFCLIGYCIINKRVRENLQRTCLRCMGRKVPLLDSSMVVSNSSHNVNGAARPNNFLASNYDTARRNIGISASSTTSRSTAKTSSSPYSDGQLRQTSTSTSNYNSASDAPSFLRGFESSTTGRSRGEEKSRRQRKDSDSGSETDGRSLELASSHSSDDDESRTARSSGTHRSTAVSATPAYLPNITEHVQATTPPELNVVQSPQLFPSVNKPVYAPRWSSQLPDAYLQSPPNIGRWSQDTGSDNEHVHGQKMTISPNPLPNPDLTDTSYMQQHHNKINMTPSILENIRDARDGYEDSLYGRRTDYPDKYGSYKPPSHYGSEKDYPGGGGGAAGASGSQTIGHLRSFHPDAAYLSDNIYDKQRTLGSGYLGTKSESPYLSKDRITPDIYGSRDGHYSLKRQPAFATDSLHSVHSLLKNDYQQQQLAQQQQQTHSDRLSEGSDKNGYHFPYTAEEDHLQQQARKLSAGHAQPPSLHGSQQLHLMHPHAALVNDMNNPGLLARHTLAGGGIVGVGGSSRHSSRASSPPSNMVAPMQPLGPLASITDTERNIDDDETTV